Proteins encoded together in one Alteribacter keqinensis window:
- a CDS encoding NUDIX hydrolase: protein MNRVDVVYSLIVNEERTKVLMVKNKKYDNWSLPGGSVEKGETLKDAAVREAYEETGLNVEMGDLLSVNEAFMKNDGNHALFFTFAAHAAEGQIEIIDKETIEEAAWVTFHEADERMPYHPNGVEVLLERSVPYHFEGIKG from the coding sequence ATGAATAGAGTGGATGTCGTTTACTCACTTATTGTTAACGAAGAACGCACGAAGGTGCTGATGGTGAAAAATAAAAAATACGATAACTGGTCTCTTCCGGGAGGATCTGTTGAAAAAGGGGAAACGCTGAAAGATGCGGCAGTCCGTGAGGCATATGAAGAAACGGGGCTGAACGTTGAGATGGGAGACCTTCTTTCTGTAAACGAAGCATTTATGAAAAACGACGGGAATCATGCTCTGTTTTTTACTTTCGCTGCACATGCTGCAGAAGGTCAGATCGAGATCATTGATAAAGAGACGATTGAAGAAGCAGCCTGGGTGACGTTTCATGAAGCAGATGAACGGATGCCGTATCATCCGAACGGGGTTGAGGTCCTTCTGGAGAGGTCGGTTCCGTATCATTTTGAAGGTATAAAAGGGTAA
- a CDS encoding ABC transporter ATP-binding protein: MANQQESESRTLKRFHYSTDQAIEKPFNWLQMSRLLGYMKPYSTTLLPVAIIAMIVSTTVRLVAPLLIGSYALDNIIQEGDLNYLWLMVAIIAGLYILSWAGNFFRIRYMNKLGQYVIFDLRKSLFDHIQRLSHRFFDQRSAGSILVRITNDVNSLQELFTNGVINLLMDLIMLIGIIVLLFMISPELTMAIMIILPIMFLISTKLRRNIRRSWQHVRIKQSHINSHLNESIQGIRVTQSYTQETENIGFFHNMNNDNYEAWRNASQKNALFRPFVEISGAIGTAVLLWYGVTLIQTGALTIGEFVSFAIYIGMFWDPISRLGQVYSQLLMGMASSERIFEFLDEQPSVPEKAGAKKLNYIGGDIQFHDVEFSYNSDRKALNKINLNINSGETVALVGHTGSGKTTIVNLISRFYDPTGGKVTIDGHDLRDVTLNSLRKKVSIVLQDTFIFSGTIMENIRFGKPDATDEEVIEAAKTVGADRFIQQLKNGYETEVEERGNVLSVGERQLISFARALLADPQILILDEATASIDTETEQLIQRALKRLLHGRTAIMIAHRLSTIREADNIIVLEQGNILEQGNHEELMNKKGEYYDLVKAQFKVLNDAG; the protein is encoded by the coding sequence ATGGCAAACCAACAAGAGTCCGAAAGCCGGACGTTAAAACGATTTCATTATTCCACGGACCAGGCGATCGAAAAGCCCTTTAACTGGCTTCAGATGAGCAGGCTCCTCGGATATATGAAGCCTTATTCCACAACGCTGTTACCTGTCGCTATTATCGCCATGATCGTCTCTACGACGGTAAGGCTCGTTGCACCTTTACTTATCGGTTCGTACGCTTTGGATAACATCATCCAGGAGGGTGACCTCAACTACCTGTGGCTGATGGTGGCGATTATTGCCGGCCTTTACATTCTTTCGTGGGCAGGGAATTTCTTTCGAATCCGCTACATGAATAAACTTGGGCAGTATGTGATTTTTGATTTGAGAAAAAGTCTGTTTGACCATATCCAGCGATTGTCCCACCGCTTTTTTGATCAGCGGTCGGCTGGGTCCATCCTTGTAAGGATAACAAACGACGTCAACTCACTGCAGGAACTCTTTACAAACGGGGTTATCAACCTGCTGATGGATTTAATTATGCTGATCGGAATTATTGTGCTTCTGTTTATGATCAGTCCTGAGCTGACAATGGCGATCATGATCATCCTGCCGATTATGTTTTTGATCTCTACCAAGTTAAGACGGAACATTAGAAGGTCCTGGCAGCACGTAAGGATCAAGCAGTCTCATATTAATTCTCATTTGAATGAAAGTATCCAGGGAATCCGGGTCACACAGTCCTATACGCAGGAAACAGAAAACATCGGATTCTTTCACAATATGAACAATGATAACTATGAAGCTTGGCGAAATGCCTCTCAGAAAAACGCTCTGTTCCGTCCCTTCGTAGAAATAAGCGGAGCGATCGGTACCGCCGTTCTTTTATGGTACGGTGTAACGCTCATTCAGACCGGCGCACTTACGATCGGGGAATTTGTATCATTTGCGATTTACATCGGAATGTTCTGGGATCCGATTTCAAGACTCGGTCAGGTTTACAGCCAGCTGTTAATGGGAATGGCGTCGTCTGAACGGATCTTTGAGTTTCTGGACGAACAGCCTAGTGTTCCTGAAAAAGCCGGCGCTAAGAAACTCAATTACATTGGAGGAGACATTCAATTTCATGATGTGGAATTCTCCTATAACAGTGACCGTAAAGCACTGAACAAAATCAACTTGAATATTAACAGCGGGGAAACCGTGGCCCTTGTCGGTCACACGGGAAGCGGGAAAACAACAATTGTCAATTTGATCAGCCGCTTTTACGATCCGACCGGAGGGAAAGTGACGATTGATGGTCACGATCTGCGTGATGTAACATTAAACAGCCTTCGTAAAAAAGTGAGTATCGTTTTGCAGGATACGTTTATATTCTCCGGCACCATCATGGAAAACATCCGTTTTGGAAAACCCGATGCCACAGATGAGGAAGTAATCGAAGCGGCAAAAACGGTGGGGGCCGACCGGTTTATCCAGCAGCTGAAAAACGGCTATGAAACAGAAGTGGAAGAGCGGGGGAACGTCCTGTCTGTGGGCGAACGCCAGCTTATCTCCTTTGCCCGGGCACTCCTGGCAGATCCTCAGATCCTTATACTCGATGAAGCAACAGCGTCCATCGATACAGAAACAGAGCAACTGATCCAGCGGGCATTGAAGCGCCTTCTCCACGGGCGTACAGCGATTATGATCGCCCACAGGCTTTCAACGATCAGGGAAGCGGATAACATCATCGTTTTAGAGCAGGGAAATATCCTTGAACAAGGAAACCATGAAGAGTTAATGAATAAAAAAGGCGAGTATTACGATCTGGTAAAAGCACAGTTTAAAGTGTTAAATGATGCAGGTTAA
- a CDS encoding ABC transporter ATP-binding protein, producing the protein MNTFKRLKEFYWPHKGYFFWSILFLLLVTGITVVYPVILKFTIDNVILEGNFELVPYVAIGFFVLMALKGLFTYFHQYLGDLFGIKAVYELRDALYRKLQFLPFRYYDNARTGDLMSRLTADVEGFRFFLSFGFAQLINLVMLVGLSMGIMFYFSPSLALLTLASMPFLAVTVYQFDKKVHPAFTDIRKSFAGMTTKVQENISGMNTVKSLSKEDFEMGRFDSKNNDYKDKYVYTANIWAKYFPLMELIGQISVVVLLGYGGFLVINGAIQPGVLVAFFSLIWYIIGPLMNLGFIVNTFSQSKASGERLLQVLDEDEDILDKPGAITVDRLNGNVSFENVSHRYDEEEELALKDITFFAESGKTIGLIGATGSGKTSITQLISRFYEPDRGKIEIDGKTIDSFTIKSLRKNIGVVLQESFLFSSSIKDNISYGLPDAAMEDIEDAAKRAQAHDFIMELPDGYDTVLGERGMGLSGGQKQRIAIARAICIDPSILILDDATSAVDMETESKIQAAFREVMKGRTTFIIAHRISSLMHADEILVLDDGTVAERGTHDELLTIENGHYRRIYDIQFKDRHAVLQEAK; encoded by the coding sequence GTGAACACATTTAAACGCTTAAAGGAGTTTTACTGGCCTCATAAAGGATACTTTTTCTGGTCAATTTTGTTTTTGTTACTGGTAACAGGGATAACCGTTGTCTATCCGGTGATTTTAAAGTTTACGATTGATAACGTCATTCTTGAGGGGAATTTTGAGCTCGTTCCGTATGTGGCGATCGGGTTTTTCGTGCTTATGGCTTTAAAAGGACTTTTTACGTATTTTCACCAGTACCTTGGAGACCTTTTCGGGATCAAAGCGGTGTATGAACTGCGGGATGCTTTATATCGAAAGCTGCAATTCTTGCCGTTTCGATATTACGATAACGCCAGAACGGGGGACCTCATGTCAAGGTTAACGGCAGATGTAGAGGGATTTCGTTTCTTTTTGTCTTTCGGGTTCGCGCAGCTCATCAACCTCGTGATGCTTGTAGGGCTGAGTATGGGGATTATGTTCTACTTCAGTCCATCCCTGGCCCTGTTGACGCTAGCATCCATGCCGTTTCTCGCTGTAACCGTTTATCAGTTTGATAAAAAAGTCCATCCGGCATTTACAGATATCAGAAAATCCTTTGCCGGAATGACCACAAAGGTTCAGGAGAACATCAGCGGGATGAACACCGTGAAATCTCTTTCAAAAGAAGACTTTGAAATGGGGCGCTTTGACAGCAAAAATAATGATTACAAAGACAAATATGTGTACACGGCAAACATATGGGCAAAATACTTTCCGTTAATGGAGCTGATCGGTCAAATCAGTGTCGTTGTTCTTCTGGGTTACGGGGGCTTTCTCGTCATAAACGGAGCGATTCAGCCTGGTGTACTTGTTGCCTTTTTCAGTTTGATCTGGTACATCATCGGACCACTCATGAACTTAGGGTTTATCGTCAACACGTTCAGTCAGTCAAAAGCTTCAGGGGAGCGCCTTCTGCAGGTGCTTGACGAAGACGAAGACATTTTAGATAAGCCCGGTGCCATCACAGTGGACCGGCTCAATGGAAATGTGAGCTTTGAAAACGTCAGCCACCGTTACGATGAAGAAGAGGAGCTCGCACTGAAAGACATTACGTTCTTTGCCGAGTCAGGTAAAACGATCGGCTTAATCGGGGCGACCGGATCGGGGAAAACATCAATCACCCAGCTTATCTCCCGCTTTTACGAGCCGGACCGGGGGAAGATTGAAATTGACGGGAAAACCATTGACAGCTTCACGATCAAGTCACTGAGAAAGAATATCGGAGTTGTTCTTCAGGAATCGTTCCTGTTTTCAAGTTCGATTAAAGACAATATTTCCTATGGTCTTCCGGATGCTGCAATGGAAGACATTGAAGACGCAGCGAAAAGAGCTCAGGCACACGATTTTATTATGGAACTGCCTGATGGCTACGATACGGTACTGGGCGAGCGCGGGATGGGCCTTTCCGGGGGACAAAAACAGCGGATTGCCATTGCACGTGCCATTTGTATTGACCCGTCAATCCTCATCCTGGATGATGCTACAAGTGCCGTTGATATGGAGACAGAATCGAAAATTCAGGCTGCCTTCCGTGAAGTAATGAAGGGAAGAACGACGTTTATTATTGCTCACCGTATTTCATCTCTCATGCACGCAGATGAAATTCTTGTACTGGACGATGGCACAGTGGCAGAACGAGGAACCCATGACGAGCTTCTCACAATTGAAAACGGACACTACCGCCGAATTTATGATATTCAATTTAAAGACCGCCACGCGGTGCTTCAGGAAGCCAAATGA
- a CDS encoding class I SAM-dependent methyltransferase, whose protein sequence is MIQVRKFSSSEFDERVDFFDRMARTKWLGSLHEELIRATGTWKGKRILDVGCGTGRLLMRGAEDTTEVTGVDLSPCMIERSKQLFGETKGPKSWAFLTADAEALPFRGNSFSITVSACVLFLMPDPEKVLSEMARVTYGTVALLNPSRVNGIKASAQYVEKHRLTGEEKDFLIQWGRVAEHRHRFSENELTQMMERCGWRNVVHANNLDGLALLTTAQRA, encoded by the coding sequence GTGATACAGGTGAGAAAGTTTTCGAGCAGTGAGTTTGATGAGCGAGTCGATTTTTTTGACCGGATGGCCCGGACGAAGTGGCTCGGTTCGTTGCACGAAGAATTAATCAGAGCAACCGGAACTTGGAAAGGGAAACGTATTCTTGATGTGGGCTGCGGAACCGGACGTCTTCTTATGCGGGGAGCTGAGGATACAACAGAGGTAACGGGTGTGGATCTGAGTCCTTGCATGATTGAAAGAAGTAAGCAGCTGTTCGGGGAGACGAAGGGCCCAAAGTCATGGGCATTTCTTACGGCAGATGCAGAAGCCCTGCCGTTTCGCGGAAATTCCTTTTCTATCACTGTCAGTGCTTGTGTCTTGTTTCTCATGCCGGACCCGGAGAAAGTGCTCTCTGAAATGGCCCGGGTAACATACGGGACGGTAGCTTTACTAAACCCATCCCGGGTGAACGGAATCAAGGCATCAGCTCAGTACGTGGAAAAACATCGTTTAACTGGAGAGGAAAAAGACTTTTTAATTCAATGGGGGCGGGTGGCTGAACACCGCCACCGGTTTTCGGAGAACGAGCTTACGCAAATGATGGAACGGTGCGGCTGGAGAAATGTTGTCCACGCGAACAATCTCGACGGATTAGCACTACTAACAACAGCACAACGAGCATAA
- the pyrE gene encoding orotate phosphoribosyltransferase, whose translation MNNNAVARHLLEIGAVALKPSDPFTWSSGLKSPIYCDNRLTMSYPDVRKELIKGFKEIVNIHFPDATVVAGTATAGIPHAAWAAEALNLPMVYVRSKAKGHGKQNLIEGRINKGDRVVVIEDLISTGGSSISAVKAIQEEGAHVLGVAAIFTYGLKKAEKLFQEAEVPFYTITSFNTLIEEAEGLSSSEKEMLSAWQQDPESWSDQQ comes from the coding sequence ATGAACAACAATGCCGTTGCCCGTCACCTGCTTGAAATCGGGGCAGTAGCCCTCAAGCCTTCCGACCCCTTTACGTGGAGCTCCGGTCTGAAGTCTCCGATATACTGTGATAACCGTCTTACCATGTCCTATCCGGACGTACGTAAAGAGCTGATTAAAGGCTTTAAAGAGATCGTTAACATCCATTTTCCTGATGCAACAGTCGTTGCAGGAACGGCCACAGCCGGCATTCCCCATGCAGCGTGGGCGGCGGAAGCTCTCAACCTGCCAATGGTCTATGTCCGCTCGAAAGCGAAGGGACATGGCAAACAAAACCTGATTGAAGGCCGTATAAATAAAGGAGATCGCGTTGTCGTTATTGAAGATTTAATCTCGACCGGCGGATCCTCCATCAGTGCGGTGAAGGCCATACAAGAAGAAGGTGCCCATGTCCTGGGTGTTGCAGCCATTTTTACATACGGCCTGAAAAAAGCTGAAAAGCTTTTTCAGGAAGCCGAAGTGCCCTTTTACACGATTACAAGCTTCAACACCCTTATTGAGGAAGCTGAAGGGCTGAGCAGCAGCGAAAAAGAAATGCTTTCAGCTTGGCAGCAGGATCCCGAAAGCTGGTCAGATCAACAATAG
- the pyrF gene encoding orotidine-5'-phosphate decarboxylase — translation MIVALDFPGRTEVHRFLDHFDEPLFVKVGMELFYREGPVFIEELKSHGYSIFLDLKLHDIPTTVERAMTNIARLEVDLVNVHALGGRQMMQQALEGLEKGTPAGKNRPQCIGVTHLTSSTEEMISSELGIKTDLNEHVLHLAKLTNQSGLDGVVCSAHEVEEIKRAIGSEFLTVTPGIRLKSDSADDQHRIVTPKEASRIGSGAIVVGRGITRAQDVKKAYRAYNNEWRNS, via the coding sequence CTGATCGTTGCCCTGGATTTCCCCGGCCGAACGGAGGTACACCGCTTTTTGGATCACTTTGACGAACCTTTGTTTGTAAAAGTGGGGATGGAACTCTTTTACAGGGAAGGTCCCGTGTTTATAGAAGAGTTAAAGTCCCATGGGTACAGCATTTTTCTCGACCTGAAACTCCACGATATCCCTACAACCGTTGAGCGGGCGATGACGAACATTGCAAGACTGGAAGTGGATCTCGTCAATGTTCACGCCCTTGGGGGCAGGCAGATGATGCAGCAGGCGCTTGAAGGTCTTGAGAAAGGGACTCCTGCTGGTAAAAACAGACCTCAGTGCATCGGAGTCACCCATCTGACCAGTTCTACGGAAGAGATGATCTCAAGTGAACTGGGAATAAAGACGGATCTTAACGAACATGTTCTTCACCTGGCAAAACTCACAAACCAAAGTGGTCTTGATGGTGTTGTCTGCTCAGCTCATGAAGTGGAGGAGATTAAAAGAGCAATAGGGTCTGAGTTTCTGACTGTTACCCCCGGAATCAGATTAAAATCAGATTCGGCTGACGACCAGCACCGGATCGTCACTCCAAAAGAGGCGAGCCGTATTGGTTCAGGTGCCATCGTCGTAGGCCGCGGCATTACCCGTGCCCAAGATGTAAAAAAAGCATACCGCGCTTACAATAATGAATGGAGGAATTCCTGA
- a CDS encoding dihydroorotate dehydrogenase → MTKMNVSLPGLEMKNPVMPASGCFGFGKEYSEFYDLSTLGAICVKAVSPMMKRGNPTPRVAETPGGMLNAIGLQNPGLEHVLANELPWLERFDVPVIVNIAGNTIEEYMHVAREVSKAPNVKAVELNISCPNVKEGGIAFGTDPNIAKELTERVKDVSGVPVYVKLSPNVTDIVSVARAVEDGGADGLSMINTLLGMRLDLQTGKPVLANETGGLSGSAIKPVAVRMIYTVSQEVGIPIIGMGGVTNADDALELILAGASAVAIGTQNFVDPFACPSIIKDLELKLEHYHVETISELSGRSWRPSLQPLTTR, encoded by the coding sequence ATGACGAAGATGAATGTATCACTGCCGGGGCTGGAGATGAAAAATCCGGTTATGCCCGCTTCCGGATGCTTTGGATTCGGAAAAGAATACAGTGAATTTTACGATCTTTCAACACTTGGTGCCATATGCGTAAAGGCGGTAAGCCCGATGATGAAAAGAGGGAATCCAACTCCGCGGGTGGCAGAAACACCCGGAGGCATGCTGAATGCGATCGGCCTTCAAAACCCGGGTCTTGAACACGTACTGGCAAATGAACTTCCCTGGCTCGAACGCTTTGATGTACCGGTGATCGTAAATATTGCCGGGAACACGATTGAAGAATACATGCATGTGGCCAGAGAAGTCTCCAAAGCTCCGAATGTGAAGGCAGTTGAGCTGAATATCTCCTGTCCGAACGTAAAGGAAGGAGGCATTGCTTTTGGTACCGACCCAAATATTGCAAAGGAACTAACCGAGCGGGTAAAAGACGTTTCCGGTGTGCCGGTTTACGTCAAGCTGAGCCCAAACGTGACTGACATCGTATCCGTTGCTAGGGCAGTGGAAGATGGGGGAGCTGACGGCCTGAGTATGATTAATACACTCTTGGGCATGCGGCTGGATTTACAAACCGGGAAGCCGGTTCTGGCAAATGAAACAGGAGGTCTTTCCGGATCAGCCATTAAGCCGGTCGCTGTGAGAATGATCTACACCGTCAGTCAAGAGGTTGGTATTCCGATTATCGGTATGGGCGGGGTTACCAATGCAGACGATGCACTGGAACTGATTCTTGCTGGTGCGAGCGCAGTTGCAATAGGTACGCAGAACTTTGTCGATCCTTTTGCCTGCCCGTCCATTATTAAAGATCTTGAACTAAAACTTGAACACTATCACGTTGAAACTATCAGTGAACTTTCCGGAAGGAGCTGGAGACCATCGTTACAACCACTCACAACCCGCTGA
- a CDS encoding dihydroorotate dehydrogenase electron transfer subunit, with protein MKKVEKMTVVSHRSIAKNIYECSLSGELVELMARPGQFVHLRVSDNTIPTLRRPISICSVDHQKNAFTMVYRVEGIGTHALSQKRTGDQVDVLGPLGHGFPISGLKEKSHCLLTGGGIGVPPLYELAKQLTKQGHSVATVLGFRSKEDVFYEAEFSELGATYVATEDGTLGERGFVTDVIATNRLSGDRYYACGPRPMLRAIENNMTIPGFLSLEERMGCGVGACLACVCDVKNEEGYRKVCSDGPVFKAGEVVI; from the coding sequence ATGAAAAAAGTAGAAAAGATGACGGTCGTCAGTCACAGATCGATTGCAAAAAACATTTACGAATGTTCGTTATCAGGGGAGCTTGTTGAATTAATGGCGAGGCCTGGACAGTTCGTCCATTTAAGGGTGTCAGACAATACGATACCGACCCTCCGGAGACCGATCAGCATATGCAGTGTCGACCACCAGAAGAACGCCTTTACGATGGTGTACCGTGTTGAAGGAATAGGGACACACGCATTAAGCCAAAAACGCACAGGTGACCAGGTGGATGTACTCGGGCCTCTTGGTCACGGATTTCCGATTTCAGGACTCAAAGAAAAATCCCACTGCCTCCTGACAGGAGGGGGCATCGGGGTGCCTCCCCTCTACGAACTTGCAAAGCAGCTGACGAAACAGGGACATTCTGTCGCGACGGTCCTTGGCTTTCGATCAAAAGAAGACGTCTTTTACGAAGCAGAGTTTTCCGAGCTCGGAGCGACTTACGTGGCAACAGAGGACGGCACTTTAGGAGAACGGGGGTTTGTAACAGACGTTATTGCAACAAACCGCCTGAGTGGGGACCGCTATTATGCCTGCGGCCCGAGGCCTATGCTCAGAGCCATTGAAAACAACATGACCATACCCGGGTTTCTTTCGTTGGAAGAGCGGATGGGGTGTGGAGTCGGCGCATGCCTTGCCTGTGTGTGTGACGTGAAGAATGAAGAAGGGTACCGGAAAGTGTGTTCAGATGGTCCGGTATTTAAAGCAGGGGAGGTGGTTATATGA